The DNA segment CCGCATGTGGTCCTCCGTAGTACTCATGATAGCCTTCACCTATTATCCTGCCATCTTTAACAATTACGGCTCCTACTAAAGGATTTGGGTTTGTGTGTCCTACACCAAGTTTAGCAAGCTGCAATGCCCTTTTCATGTATTTCTCCATAAAATCACCTCAAAAAATTAGCCCTGAAGCATGTAATACTTCAGGGCATAATAACAATTGCCATTTCACCTTCTTTCATCCAGACTATACTGTCGGCTCTGGAATCTAACCAGATCTGCCATAAGGCTCGCGGGCTTTACCGCCGGTATGGAATTTCACCAATCCCTGAAGGTTTAATCTTATTCAGTTTTTATAATTATAACATTGATTTTATAAAAATGCTAGTCTATCATCTCTTCAATGGTTCCTCCAGCAGGAATAAATGGCAGAACCATCTCATCTTTGTCTATGATACACTCTAAAACATAAGGCTTGTTGTTTGACAATGCATCACTAAAAGCCTCTGTAAATTCTTCTTTCGTGTAGATTCTTCTTCCGGTTACTCCAAAGGCTTCAGCGACTTTTGAGAAATTGAGATTCGGGTTTAAATCCGTCTGAGAAAATCTTTTATCGTAAAGGAGATTTTGCCATTGTCTAACCATGCCAAGTGTCTGATTGTTGAGGATTATCGTTATAACAGGTATGTTGTACACCGACATCGTTTCAAGAGCATGAATATTCATCCTTATGCTGCCGTCACCTGCAATATTTACCACTCTTTTGTCATCTCGCCCTACTTGTGCACCTATTGATGCAGGAAGTCCGAAGCCCATAGTGCCAAGTCCACCGGATGTGACAAATGTCCTTGGTTCTTTGAATCTATAGTATTGAGCAGTCCACATCTGGTTTTGCCCTACTTCTGTGGCTACTACAAGACTGTCTCCTCCAAGCTCTTGAACCTTTTCTACTATCCACTGTGGCTTCAATTTTCCATCGTCTTTATATTTAAATGACGTCTTGTCTTTTATCGATATAAGCTCATTAATCCATTCTCTATTTTCTCTTTCTTTTATCATTCCATTTAAAAGAGACAGGACTTCTTTGATGTCTCCTACTAACGGCACATCAACATCGATATTTTTGCCGATTTCCGCAGGATCAATATCGATGTGAATGACTTTTGCATTTGGCGCCAGTCCCCCTGCTTTACCGGCGACTCTGTCGCTAAACCTTGCACCTACAGCAATCACTAAGTCTGATTTATAAACGGCTGTATTGGCATATCTGCTTCCATGCATTCCAATAAGCCCTAATGACAACTCATCATCTTCTGGAAAGCATCCAAGGCCCATAAGCGAAGTAGCCACAGGTATCATGTGCTTTTTAGCAAAATCGTACAAATTCTTCGATGCCTCGCTCCATATCACTCCACCACCAGCAAAAATAACTGGCCTTTTGCTTGATGAGATTAACTGGGCTGCCTTCTCTAAATCTGATTCTAATGCTTGATGCTTCTTTACTTCAACGTAAAAATCCTTCCGCTTGACGAAGTTTATATCTGCAGTCTGAATATCCTTCGGTATGTCTACGAGAACAGGGCCTGGTCTTCCATCTTTTGCTATAAAAAAGGCTTCTCTCAAAGTGTCAGCTAATTTATCAGGTGATTTCACAATAAAATTGTGCTTTGTTATGGGCATCGTAATTCCTGCGATATCTACTTCTTGAAAAGAGTCTTTTCCTATGAGGCTTGTAGCAACTTGCCCTGTTATAGCGACTATTGGCACAGAGTCCATGTAGGCATTGGCTATTCCTGTGACTAAATTGGTAGCACCAGGTCCTGATGTGGCAAAACACACGCCAACTTTTCCGGTCACTCTTGCGTATCCATCCGCCATGTGAGCAGCCATCTGTTCATGTGTCGCAAGGATATGCCGCAAGTCAGAATCGTACAAAGCATCGTAAAGAGGTATGACGGCGCCGCCAGGAATGCCAAAAACGACTTCTACTCCTTGTTCTTTTAATACTTCTATGACAACCTGCGAACCTTTTATAAGCACACTATGCGCCTCCTTTCATGAAATTTAAGCTTTGTCAATCGTCTTTTAAAACCGCACCAGTATTTGCAGATGTGACTAATCTGGCATACCTTGCCATGTAACCTGTCTTAATATGAGGCTCAGGCTTTCTAAAGTTTTTCCTTCTTTCTTCCATTTCTTCATGGCTTATCTTTAAATTAAGCTTTCTTCCTGGTATGTCTATTTCTATGATGTCCCCGTCTTTTATCAAAGCGATTTCTCCGCCTTCCATGGCTTCAGGCGACACATGACCTATGCAAGCTCCTCTTGTAGCACCGGAAAACCTTCCATCTGTAATAAGCGCCACATCTTTGTCAAGACCCATGCCTGCCAGTGCAGATGTAGGGCTTAACATCTCCCTCATGCCAGGGCCGCCTTTTGGACCTTCATACCTTATTACAACAACATCGCCTTTTTGTATCTTGCCATCGTAAATCGCTTTTATGGCTTCATCTTCTGAGTCAAAGACTCTTGCAGGACCAGAATGGCAAAGCATCT comes from the Thermoanaerobacterium aotearoense genome and includes:
- the ilvB gene encoding biosynthetic-type acetolactate synthase large subunit gives rise to the protein MLIKGSQVVIEVLKEQGVEVVFGIPGGAVIPLYDALYDSDLRHILATHEQMAAHMADGYARVTGKVGVCFATSGPGATNLVTGIANAYMDSVPIVAITGQVATSLIGKDSFQEVDIAGITMPITKHNFIVKSPDKLADTLREAFFIAKDGRPGPVLVDIPKDIQTADINFVKRKDFYVEVKKHQALESDLEKAAQLISSSKRPVIFAGGGVIWSEASKNLYDFAKKHMIPVATSLMGLGCFPEDDELSLGLIGMHGSRYANTAVYKSDLVIAVGARFSDRVAGKAGGLAPNAKVIHIDIDPAEIGKNIDVDVPLVGDIKEVLSLLNGMIKERENREWINELISIKDKTSFKYKDDGKLKPQWIVEKVQELGGDSLVVATEVGQNQMWTAQYYRFKEPRTFVTSGGLGTMGFGLPASIGAQVGRDDKRVVNIAGDGSIRMNIHALETMSVYNIPVITIILNNQTLGMVRQWQNLLYDKRFSQTDLNPNLNFSKVAEAFGVTGRRIYTKEEFTEAFSDALSNNKPYVLECIIDKDEMVLPFIPAGGTIEEMID